The sequence TACCAGTTATTTTAGCGAATGGAATAACTCTTATTTTTACAGCGATAATTTTATTTCTAATTATTAAATACAAATAATGCCTCAAATAATGTTTAATGTTTCAAATATTACTCAAAAAAGAAGCATAAAAAAACCTATTAACCAGACCAACTTAGAAAATTTGTCAAAAAAACAATAATTTATTAGACTTAACGTTAATGAAAGAATTTTTGCTGTATTGCGCTGGTCCAATCACGAATGTCTCTTATAATGAAAGTGTTGATTGGCGCGAGTATGTTGCCGATAAACTCCCTGCGCACATCAAAGCTGTTTCTCCAATGCGCGGCAAAAAATATCTTGCCGCGGAAAAAAACATCAAAGATTCTTATGAAAAACATCCGTTAAGTTGCCAGAAAGGAATTACCTGCCGCGACCGGATGGATGTTAAGCGTTGCGATATGATTCTTGTTAACTTCCTCAACGCCAGTAAAGTATCCATCGGTTCCGTAATGGAAATTGCTTGGGCTGATGCTTGGCAAAAACCAATCATCATTGTTATGGAAGAAAACAACATCCATTCTCACGCAATACTCCGAGAAGTTTCGGGCTTTATCGTTTCCAATCTGGACGAGGCGATTGCAACCGTAACCGCCGTTCTCTCTCCAACTCTTTAGATATTAATATTAAGTCAAGATTTATTTTAAATTATACAGGATTATTTTTTCAAAAAACTTGACTTTTTATGTTATTTGTCATATCATCAAAATAGAGGGAAAAGGAGAAAAAGGAGGGAAAATGACTATAAGGCTGAATAAAGAAAAAGTTTTAAAAATAAGTACGGTGTTTAAACGAGATTTACTGGAATTGGCGGAAAAACCAATACCAGTAATTGCAAAGGATGAAGACTTTTTTCTTCTTGAAAAACCATACAATGGGATAACAAGAATAAATAAAAGTTTTTGCAGTTGCAGTTTTAGTTAGTCATTAGTTGTTATGTTTTTTTAAATTTATATTCTCCCTCCCTCATAACCGCCATATTTGTACAAATATGGCGGATTTTTTTACTTAATAATTTGATTTTATCATTAAAATTTAATAATATCTGAACATGGTTCCTTAATAAACGGCTTAAATTAAAAAGAAGGAGAAAAGAGAAATGATAAAAAATATAGTTTCTGATTTGGGCGGATGTTTAATTATCTGCGATTTTAAATATGTCGTTGACGGCCTCGCAAAATATTCTTTATTGAGCGATGAAAAAATACTGAAAATCATAGAACGAGGAAACGATTTCAGAGATTATCAAAAAGGGCTGATCAGTTCAGAAATATTTTATAGGAGAATGAAAGAAAAAATAAATTTTGAAGGTTCTTTTGAAACTTTTAAAAAAATCTGGATGGAACAGCTATTTTCAGTGAATAAAGAATACGCAAAATTATGCGTTGACCTCCTTAAAAGGGGCTACAAAATTTATTGCCTTAGCAATATCAATGAACTGCATTGGAAAAAAATCTCCAATAATTTCTGCGAAATGGAGATTTTCCACAGATGTTTCCTTTCTTATCAGATGAAAAAAATCAAACCATTTCTTGAAATTTATGAAGAAATCATAATAAAAACCGAGGGTTTGCCTCATGAATTTATAATGATTGACGATAAAGAAGAAAATATCAAGGGAGCAAAAAAAGCCGGAATGCACGCTCTTCTTTATGATTGGAAAAAACACGCCGAATTCGCGCAAATGATTTCAAAGTTATTATTGAAGAACTCGCCGATATTATTGAAAAAATAATTATGCGGGCCGGAAACATCCGGCTCGTTTTTTTTTACAATCCCGCTAAACTTAAATACAGGAGCTGAAATTAAAAAAAATCCCTAAGAGAAATTTCTCTTAGGGATAAAATTTGAATTTTTCCAAATAAAAAAAGCAAAAATCAGCATAAAAACATTAAAAAATAAAAATATCGCGCACGGTATTGCAAAAATCAATCCGGGCAAAAAACTTCCATAAATTTTTCCAGACCGCGATATCGCGTAAAATGCCAGAAAAAAGAGCCCCGATGAATTTAACACATTAAGAAAAATTACGACTTTTCTTAATATGTTTTGAAGCTCTTCTTTTTTTTCCTTTTCTATTTCTTTTGTCATATTTTTTCCTCTTTAAAAAACTCCTTGATCGGGCCGGCGCACCGGATCGCTCTGTTCATTTTGCTGGCGAATCATAAATTTCACTGACATAAATAACCCTAATATTAAGAGAAAAATAATGATCGGAGCACTGATCATTAAAAAAATTACCCCAATTGGTCCCATAATCTCACCTCCTTTTTTAAATTATTGATTTTTTAAATGTGCAAATTTAGTTGCTAATTTCAAATCAAAATACATCATACATCAAATCAAAAAAAAAGCAAGGTGCCCCGTGAGGGTCTCGAACCCCCAACCTTCTCCTTAAGAGGGAGCTGCTCTACCAGTTGAGCTAACGAGGCATAAGCATTGGCGGACAAGTCTGCCATCCGCCAGCTGGCGGAGAACTATGGGCGGAAAACGCGATTTTTAGGTATGCCGATCTGCCAAGACAAAAGCGCCAAAAGAATCCGGCTTTATCGCCGCTTCAAAACCAAAACCGCGCACCATTCCGACAACGCCATCTATGAATTCTCGCGTCGGGCCGTTATATCCAACGTCTATATGGACGACAATTTTATTATCCCAAAAAAATTCTTCTCCCAGTTTATCTTTTAAAGCGCTTTTCAGCTCCTGCATCAAAGTGATGGATTGGATTGTTTCTTTGTAAATGCGGTCACGAAGGCTGGGACAATTTATCAATGCCGATTTAGCCCAAAAATACCGGCCGCCGTTTCCAATTCGCCAGATGCCCACCGCGCTGACCAACTGGACTTCGCCGCCGGATTGAGAATCAGTGCCAACGACGATTTGATAACGGCATTCCGGTTTTTCCCGCACGTAAAAAACCAGTTCTTTAATCAGTCCTTCAAAATCAAAAACACAGCTTAAATTATGAAAAACAAACGGCATTAAATCATCTTAACAAAACAACGGCTAAAATGTCTATGGTTCGCGGTTAAAAAAGGCCGCCTTGAACATCTGTCTGGATTTGATATGTTTTATCGGTCAAACGGGCCGCCAAAACCCGTTCAATCTTAAAAATTCTTTTTGCTTTTCTCAAATGGCAATATCCTTCAAAAGAATCTCGGTTAAATTTATAAATATCCACTAAACGTTTATGGCGCGCGCCGCCGGCCGATTGCTCATTCGCTTCACCGGCCAAAACTTCTGAAAAAATTTTAGGGGAATAAGAAATTTTTGAAGAAAGTCCGGTAATATAATCTATTTCCACCCTTCTTCTTTTTAAAAACGCTTCGTTTAATATCTGCCGGGCGTCTTTTTTTGCTGATTGCCCCCAAGAAACCGCCAGCGCCATTTTTTGCCCCTGCTCGCGTGAAAGATAAAAAATATGGCCGTGTTTTTTGCCGAATTCGTAAAGTTCTTTGGTCACCCGCACGTCCTGAAGGCAATATTTTTTAATTTCTTCAATTTTTCCTTCTTTATACCAACGCAAGGCCTGCAATCCGTCCGCGGTTTTTTTCGCGCCGATTGTATTGCCGGCCAGATTATCCAAAGAAAGCCGGAAACCCGCGCCTAAAACCACATCATCCATTAAATCCAAAAAAGCGAGATTGTAAGAAGAAACCGGCAAATAAGGCTCCAACACCGGCAGATCAAAACTCTTAATATTAAAACCGATTAAAAGATTCGCCTGCTCCAGCCATTCTTTAAATTTATCCAATTCATGTTCTTCAAAAGCGAGATATTGGCCGCGCTGATAGGAATAAGCTCCTAAAACCGAAACGCCGAGCTGATCCAATTTATCCCGGCCGCCCGCTTCTTCAAAACTCTTTTTAGTTTCAATGTCAAAAACAAGAATATCTTTTTCCATAATCAGCATCATAACAAAAAACTTGCTGTTCGGCGAGTTTCTTTAAAAAAAAGATTTTTTTAGAAAGGCAAATCCAAAGAAAAAGCGCCGGGTCCCAATGCCAGCAAAGAAAGCGCCATTACCAAAAGCGCCAGATCAAATTCCCAGCCATTGACAAATCCTTGCTTTCGTTTAACCAACACGATCGCTCCCAGCATCACCAAAGCGATTAAACTTGCCGCCGCTTGGGTAAAAATTCCCAAGAAAAGAAAAATCCCGCCAAAAAATTCCGTTGAACCGACCGCCAGCGCCCAAAACTTTGCCGGCTTTATGCCTACTTGCTCAAAAAATTGCGCCGTCGGCACGCGCGCCGTAAAAAGCTTGGGAAAGCCGTGAATAATAAAAATAATCGCCAAAGTCAGCCGAATCGCCAAAGGCGCCAGTTCCTGAAAAGCGAAAAGTTGAGGAAATAAACTTAACATATTTTTTACTTTAAATTTTTTAAAAAATTAAAAAGGCAAATCTTTTTGCCGCCGACCTTTTTTGAATTTCTCAAAAGCTTTTTTATTTTCGCGCGCTTCTTTTTTCGGATCGCGCGCCTTTATCCCGTTAGAAAGTCCTTTGCTCAAACCTTCTCTAAATATTTTGTTATCGTTGTTTCTATTAACTGTCTTTCTAACGGGATTTATTTTTTTCCCTTCCTGTTCTTTTAACAACCATTCTTTTTCCGGCAAAGTCGGCTCATAATTTTCTTCTTTTTCTTTTTCCGCCGGCCATTCATCTTTAAGCCGCTCAACAAGTTTTTCGCGCGGCTTTTTAAAAAAATCAAATTGTTCAGGTTGGCCAAAAAGTTTTTTCATTTTATTTTTAAATGATAATATATAAGTATGGATAAAAAGAATATGAATAAAGATGCGATAAACAGAGACCTCGGCTGGGTAATTCTTTTTTTAATTATTATAGGAGTAATGTGGTATACCCAAGGAGGCCATTTCAAACTGTCTTCTTCTAAGGATAAGATTATTTTAAATCCTCCGCAACAAGACGCGAACCGCTCTTCTTTTGAAACCGTAAAAAATCCTCCCGCAAAAAGCGAATCAACGCCGCCTTTAACAGATTCTTTGTTTAAAGGTAAAATCAGCCTTAGCGCCGGCGCGGCCACGGCCAGCCAGCCGGATAAAGAATATATTTCTTTCAGAGTTTCTTCTGAAAATAAAGAAGCCGTCAATATCACCGGCTGGACGCTTCAAAATAAAAAAGGCTTGAAAGCCGTGATCGGCAAAGGAATTATCCTTCCATTTTTAGCGCGCGTCAATCCTGTTCAGGATATTTTTTTGGAACCGGGAGCGGAAGCAACCGTGATTACCGGAAAAAGCCCTGTTCAAGCAAGTTTCCGCTTAAATATCTGCACCGGTTATTTTAATCAAACGGAAAATTTTATTCCGTCCCTAGCCAGCCAATGCCCTGATCCGGAAGAAGTCGCCCAAAAACAAAATCTTTACCAAATAGACGACAATGTTTGTTTTAATTACGTGAGATCGCTTTCCCGCTGCGTGATGCCGCTTAACGCCCCTTATGGAATAAGCAATGATTGCCAGAATTTTTTAAGCGAACACATCAGCTATAACGGCTGCGTCAACGATTATAAAAAAGAAGAAAATTTTTACGCCAAAGATTGGCGGATTTATCTCGGCCGCGACTCTGAATTTTGGGGAGAACAATATGAAAAAATAATTCTGCTGGACAAAGAAGGAAAAATTGTCAGCGAACTGTCTTATTAAAATTTAATTTA is a genomic window of Candidatus Niyogibacteria bacterium containing:
- a CDS encoding DoxX family protein, which codes for MLSLFPQLFAFQELAPLAIRLTLAIIFIIHGFPKLFTARVPTAQFFEQVGIKPAKFWALAVGSTEFFGGIFLFLGIFTQAAASLIALVMLGAIVLVKRKQGFVNGWEFDLALLVMALSLLALGPGAFSLDLPF
- a CDS encoding HAD-IA family hydrolase — protein: MIKNIVSDLGGCLIICDFKYVVDGLAKYSLLSDEKILKIIERGNDFRDYQKGLISSEIFYRRMKEKINFEGSFETFKKIWMEQLFSVNKEYAKLCVDLLKRGYKIYCLSNINELHWKKISNNFCEMEIFHRCFLSYQMKKIKPFLEIYEEIIIKTEGLPHEFIMIDDKEENIKGAKKAGMHALLYDWKKHAEFAQMISKLLLKNSPILLKK
- a CDS encoding ribonuclease H-like domain-containing protein; protein product: MMLIMEKDILVFDIETKKSFEEAGGRDKLDQLGVSVLGAYSYQRGQYLAFEEHELDKFKEWLEQANLLIGFNIKSFDLPVLEPYLPVSSYNLAFLDLMDDVVLGAGFRLSLDNLAGNTIGAKKTADGLQALRWYKEGKIEEIKKYCLQDVRVTKELYEFGKKHGHIFYLSREQGQKMALAVSWGQSAKKDARQILNEAFLKRRRVEIDYITGLSSKISYSPKIFSEVLAGEANEQSAGGARHKRLVDIYKFNRDSFEGYCHLRKAKRIFKIERVLAARLTDKTYQIQTDVQGGLF